Proteins from one Telopea speciosissima isolate NSW1024214 ecotype Mountain lineage chromosome 1, Tspe_v1, whole genome shotgun sequence genomic window:
- the LOC122649193 gene encoding autophagy-related protein 8f-like produces the protein MAKSYFKQEHDFEKRRAEAARIREKYPDRIPVIVEKAERSDIPNIDKKKYLVPADLTVGQFVYVIRKRIKLSAEKAIFIFVDNVLPPTGAIMSAIYDEKKDEDGFLYVTYSGENTFGHQIQL, from the exons ATGGCAAAGAGTTACTTCAAGCAAGAACATGACTTTG AGAAGAGGCGTGCTGAGGCTGCTAGAATTAGGGAGAAATATCCAGACAGAATTCCG GTGATCGTGGAGAAGGCTGAGAGAAGTGATATTCCAAACATCGATAAGAAAAA GTACTTGGTCCCAGCTGACTTGACAGTAGGACAGTTTGTCTATGTAATCCGCAAAAGAATCAAATTGAGTGCAGAAAAGGCAATCTTCATATTTGTAGACAATGTCCTCCCTCCAACTG GGGCAATAATGTCTGCCATATATGACGAGAAGAAGGATGAAGATGGATTCCTCTATGTTACCTACAGTGGAGAAAACACATTTGGGCACCAGATACAACTGTAG